The sequence GAGAAATGAACCCAGATCAATTATGGGAGACCACATTAGACCCAGATGCGAGAACATTATTGCAAGTTAAAATATCGGCAAAAGATAATGCAGAAGAAGTTTTTTCTACTTTAATGGGAGATGTAGTGGAGCCAAGAAGAGAGTTTATTCAAGCTAATGCCTTAAATGCAAATTTAGACGCTTAATATATCTTCGTAGTCTCTATGAAATTTTACAAAATGAATGGACTTGCCAATAACTTTTATGTTTTTGATTTGCGTGAGTCACATAATAACTATAATATTAAAGAGTTGTTTGATCTAACAAAGCTTGATTTTGATCAATTAATTAATATAAAAACTTCAGTTAAAGCTGATTGCTTTATGGAGATTTACAATATTGATGGTAATAAAGTAGAAGCATGTGGCAATGCTACTAGATGTGTAGCTAAAATTTTATGTGCTGAGAAAAAAGCAAATTCAGTGACAATAGAAACAACAAATAGGATTCTTAAAGCAATAAAAATAGATGATGATTATCAAGTTAATATGGGTAAAGCAAATTTAGATTGGCATAAAATACCTTTATTAAAAAAATTAACAAAAGAGGAGCTTAGCTTGTTAGAAAAGCCAAAATTTTCTTTTGTAAATTGTGTGAATATTGGTAACCCACATATTATATTTTTGACTAATAATCTTGATGAAGTGCAGCTAGATAAGGAGGTTTCTTATATAGAAAAACATAAATATTTCCCTGAAGGTATCAATATAAATATTGCGGAGATTATAGATAAAGAAAATATTAGACTTAAAACTTGGGAACGAGGAGCTGGTGCTACTAAAGCTTGTGGTACAGGTGCTTGCGCTACATTTTACGCTATATATAAAGAGGGTTTAATAGCAAGTAATGCTAATCTTATTATGCCTGGTGGCGAATTAAAAATATCATTAAATAAAGCTGAAGATATTTTTATGCAGGGTGATGCTAATTTAGAAAAAGCTTTTAAATAATAAGCTTATTAATAGATCTTAGCAATATGGGGGACATCATCTAGATAATTTCTGGCCCAAATATTTCTGTAAGTCTCTGCTGCAATATTTCCGCCAGAGATAATTATTAGGATGTTTTGTTTGTTTTCTTGTGTTTTTAACCATTTATAACAAGCAGCCATAGCAACGGCACTGGATGGCTCGCAGGTGATTTTTAGTAAATGTTGTAACCATTGGGTCCAATAAATAATTTCTTC is a genomic window of Alphaproteobacteria bacterium containing:
- the dapF gene encoding diaminopimelate epimerase, which encodes MKFYKMNGLANNFYVFDLRESHNNYNIKELFDLTKLDFDQLINIKTSVKADCFMEIYNIDGNKVEACGNATRCVAKILCAEKKANSVTIETTNRILKAIKIDDDYQVNMGKANLDWHKIPLLKKLTKEELSLLEKPKFSFVNCVNIGNPHIIFLTNNLDEVQLDKEVSYIEKHKYFPEGININIAEIIDKENIRLKTWERGAGATKACGTGACATFYAIYKEGLIASNANLIMPGGELKISLNKAEDIFMQGDANLEKAFK